From the genome of Polyangiaceae bacterium, one region includes:
- a CDS encoding DUF4215 domain-containing protein — MRFKLGLSVAATSLMLLGAARTAQAQVYGPYTFDANSWATSASLVGDCYPYPGGNCASNVVGHSPTVCGANIECAPGNHIEVFFGNTTIVNQPGVDLVVFDSRFSTDAAKIAVEVAPGVWSEYHVWAADEQFVIGAGLGCAGETLAAVPVDLSRFNLPLGATSQRIRVGGYHASGGLCEFDLTMAGVPINSPMCANNSQCNDGNPCTNDACSSGSCVYTPTGAPGCEPTAVCGNGMLEMGESCDDGNTMAGDGCSSGCLIELGYECMMPGMVCNDIDECALGTDNCDDDAQCENLPGTFECECNAGYEGDGVTCTDIDECTLGTDNCDPNATCMNTPGSYTCTCNTGYEGNGFACTDIDECLAGTDNCHTEATCANTDGSFTCTCNMGYSGDGVTCSDVDECLLGTDNCHTDADCTNTPGSFTCGCDPGYEGDGVTCTDIDECATGADNCAEPATCTNTPGSFTCTCHNGYYGDGVTCTSVCGDGFLVTEEACDDGNMKDGDGCSASCAIEDGWTCGGSPSSCQNGSCGDGTIAAVEGCDDGNAASGDGCSAVCAVEGGWVCEGQPSNCTNPCANGQCDGNPDPVEEGSCECSAVGARGDGSGMALSAGLLALAIARSRRASRKERRR, encoded by the coding sequence ATGCGATTCAAACTTGGATTGAGCGTCGCAGCGACGTCGCTCATGTTGCTAGGTGCTGCACGTACTGCGCAGGCGCAAGTCTACGGGCCCTACACGTTCGACGCGAACAGTTGGGCCACTTCTGCGTCGCTGGTCGGCGACTGTTACCCATACCCCGGCGGCAACTGCGCATCGAATGTCGTCGGTCACTCGCCCACGGTATGCGGCGCCAACATCGAATGTGCTCCTGGCAACCACATCGAGGTGTTTTTCGGCAACACGACCATCGTGAACCAACCGGGCGTGGATCTCGTCGTGTTCGATTCGCGCTTTTCGACAGATGCGGCAAAGATTGCCGTCGAAGTCGCGCCTGGCGTGTGGAGTGAGTATCATGTGTGGGCCGCCGATGAGCAATTCGTGATCGGTGCGGGGCTTGGCTGCGCAGGTGAAACGCTCGCCGCGGTTCCCGTTGATCTCAGCCGCTTCAATTTACCTCTTGGCGCCACGAGCCAACGAATTCGCGTAGGCGGTTACCACGCGTCGGGTGGATTGTGCGAATTCGACCTGACGATGGCCGGCGTTCCGATTAACTCGCCGATGTGTGCGAACAATTCCCAATGCAATGACGGCAATCCCTGCACGAACGATGCTTGCTCGAGCGGATCGTGCGTGTATACGCCGACCGGCGCGCCCGGATGCGAGCCTACCGCCGTATGCGGCAATGGAATGCTCGAAATGGGCGAATCGTGCGACGACGGCAATACGATGGCCGGTGATGGCTGTTCCAGCGGATGCCTCATCGAGCTTGGCTACGAATGCATGATGCCTGGCATGGTTTGCAACGATATCGACGAATGCGCGCTCGGTACCGATAATTGTGACGACGACGCGCAATGCGAAAACTTGCCCGGAACGTTCGAGTGCGAATGCAATGCCGGTTATGAAGGCGACGGCGTGACGTGCACCGACATCGACGAATGCACGCTCGGAACCGACAATTGCGATCCGAATGCGACGTGCATGAATACGCCAGGATCGTACACCTGCACTTGCAATACCGGGTATGAGGGCAATGGTTTCGCGTGCACCGACATCGACGAATGTTTGGCGGGTACGGACAATTGCCATACCGAAGCCACATGCGCCAACACCGATGGTTCATTCACCTGCACATGCAACATGGGCTATAGTGGCGACGGCGTCACATGCAGCGACGTCGACGAATGTTTGCTCGGTACGGACAATTGTCACACCGACGCGGATTGCACCAATACGCCCGGATCCTTTACGTGCGGCTGCGATCCTGGGTATGAGGGCGATGGCGTGACGTGCACCGATATCGACGAATGCGCTACGGGCGCGGACAATTGCGCCGAACCTGCGACGTGCACCAATACGCCGGGATCGTTCACGTGCACGTGCCATAACGGCTATTATGGTGACGGCGTCACGTGTACATCGGTGTGCGGCGATGGATTCCTCGTCACTGAAGAAGCATGCGACGACGGCAATATGAAAGATGGCGACGGTTGCAGCGCTTCCTGTGCCATCGAAGACGGTTGGACATGCGGCGGATCGCCTTCCTCGTGCCAAAATGGGTCATGCGGCGACGGAACCATCGCGGCCGTCGAAGGTTGTGACGATGGCAATGCGGCGAGCGGAGACGGCTGCTCCGCCGTCTGCGCGGTCGAGGGCGGCTGGGTTTGCGAGGGACAACCGAGCAACTGCACGAATCCATGCGCCAATGGTCAATGCGACGGAAATCCTGATCCCGTGGAAGAAGGAAGCTGCGAGTGCAGCGCCGTTGGAGCACGCGGCGACGGTTCTGGCATGGCGCTGAGTGCTGGGCTGCTTGCGCTTGCAATCGCACGCTCGCGCCGCGCGTCGAGGAAAGAGCGGCGCAGGTAA
- a CDS encoding glycosyltransferase family 4 protein: MKIAVDCRYICQRPSGIGAYVRALVERVPLLAPDLSFVFWRHATAPGGKLSPAPNVMEHASFGTPNEPISLLFPSFFGPTDGDVFHSPHNILGRGIGHRSAAVTTVHDLMWVTSPELCDDFALRCAIRAPFFQAGIRIALEKSTRILTVSRASADAIVRHDPSAHGRVVVTHNAADPWFRPTGDRAHAQAEAAKIIGSSAPFFLLVGQNAPSKGHALAISAFARVSRPDDRLVLVQRLFSGRGLDKLAQKLGVRERLIVLPALKQESLVTLLHAAQALLQPSYAEGFGMPALEAMASGCPVIASDIPPLVEVLGGAGLHFACGSAEDLGRVMRRLMDSPNLADELRHRGIERAKAFSWDATAKTTVEVYREAAQLGPRRMS, from the coding sequence ATGAAGATTGCCGTCGATTGCCGCTACATTTGCCAAAGACCCAGCGGAATCGGCGCGTACGTGCGAGCTTTGGTGGAGCGAGTCCCACTCCTTGCCCCCGATCTGTCGTTTGTATTTTGGCGGCATGCGACTGCGCCAGGAGGCAAGCTTTCTCCGGCTCCCAATGTAATGGAACATGCATCGTTCGGCACCCCGAACGAGCCCATATCGCTGCTATTTCCGTCGTTTTTTGGCCCAACGGATGGCGATGTATTTCATTCGCCGCACAACATTCTCGGGCGCGGAATCGGACATCGTTCGGCCGCCGTAACGACGGTGCACGATCTCATGTGGGTGACTTCGCCCGAATTATGCGATGATTTCGCATTACGCTGCGCCATTCGTGCGCCGTTTTTTCAAGCGGGAATCCGCATTGCCCTCGAAAAATCGACACGCATTCTCACGGTGTCTCGAGCCAGCGCCGATGCCATCGTACGGCATGATCCATCGGCACACGGACGCGTGGTCGTCACGCACAATGCGGCCGATCCGTGGTTTCGCCCGACGGGCGATCGAGCACACGCTCAGGCGGAAGCCGCAAAAATCATCGGCTCGAGCGCCCCGTTCTTCTTGCTCGTCGGGCAGAATGCTCCAAGCAAGGGCCACGCGCTCGCCATTTCCGCATTTGCCCGAGTGTCCCGTCCTGACGATCGGCTCGTCCTGGTACAACGCCTGTTTTCCGGTCGAGGTCTCGACAAACTCGCACAAAAACTCGGCGTCCGTGAACGGCTCATCGTGCTGCCTGCATTGAAACAAGAATCGCTGGTCACGCTGCTTCACGCAGCTCAGGCACTCCTGCAACCATCGTACGCGGAAGGTTTTGGCATGCCTGCGCTCGAAGCGATGGCCTCGGGCTGTCCGGTCATTGCAAGTGACATTCCGCCGCTCGTTGAAGTGCTAGGAGGGGCCGGATTGCACTTCGCATGCGGCTCTGCGGAAGATCTCGGCCGCGTCATGCGTCGATTGATGGATTCGCCAAACCTCGCGGACGAATTGCGGCATCGAGGGATCGAGCGCGCAAAGGCATTTTCATGGGATGCGACGGCAAAAACGACCGTGGAAGTGTATCGAGAAGCAGCGCAGCTCGGGCCGAGACGAATGAGTTGA
- a CDS encoding M20/M25/M40 family metallo-hydrolase encodes MDVAELLAELIRHPTHNPGGDEPAICRTLERALRDRGADEVLVAHVPREEPSAQAGAYVLARWGEPRTVINAHIDTVPANSGWTVDPWAGIVTSDRVIGLGAADTKGAIAATLAALESVKPHNVGVLFSGDEERTGTCIKHFLASDWARVIERAIVCEPTGRTVGVKHRGCNAFVAEVEGRGGHSSGADHMHRPIVTMGKLAVLLDELATRWLDRGPEDMKGLCLNVASIEGGVAFNVVPNQASLTFSIRPPPGFDLQAFEAEVMDHARRAHDHVRMRSVLSMVPFATRDAAPFRKLLGGLTGPEATLPFWTEAAAFSQAGIDAVVIGPGDIVQAHAPDEFVTKSDLAWAVDVFKHVLESHAAPG; translated from the coding sequence ATGGACGTCGCCGAGCTGCTCGCCGAGTTGATCCGCCATCCAACGCACAACCCAGGCGGAGACGAACCAGCGATTTGTCGGACGCTGGAGCGAGCGCTGCGTGATCGAGGCGCCGACGAAGTGCTCGTCGCGCACGTTCCTCGAGAAGAACCAAGCGCGCAAGCGGGCGCGTACGTACTCGCGCGCTGGGGCGAACCTCGAACGGTGATCAACGCACACATCGACACGGTGCCTGCGAACAGCGGATGGACGGTGGATCCATGGGCCGGCATCGTCACGAGCGATCGTGTGATCGGGCTCGGCGCAGCCGATACGAAGGGCGCGATCGCCGCGACGCTCGCAGCACTCGAGTCCGTCAAACCTCACAATGTTGGCGTGCTTTTTTCGGGTGACGAAGAGCGCACGGGCACGTGCATCAAACACTTTTTGGCAAGCGATTGGGCGCGTGTCATCGAGCGAGCGATCGTTTGTGAACCAACGGGTCGAACGGTCGGCGTCAAACATCGCGGGTGCAACGCGTTTGTCGCGGAAGTCGAAGGGCGCGGCGGGCATTCGTCGGGAGCTGATCACATGCACAGGCCCATCGTGACGATGGGCAAGCTCGCGGTTTTACTTGACGAACTTGCTACGCGATGGCTCGATCGCGGCCCGGAAGACATGAAGGGACTGTGTCTGAACGTCGCATCCATCGAAGGAGGCGTTGCGTTCAATGTCGTGCCGAATCAAGCGTCGTTGACGTTCTCGATTCGTCCGCCGCCGGGGTTCGACCTGCAAGCGTTCGAGGCGGAAGTGATGGATCACGCGCGTCGCGCGCATGACCACGTGCGCATGCGTTCGGTGCTGTCGATGGTGCCGTTTGCAACGCGCGACGCAGCGCCGTTCCGCAAGCTGCTCGGAGGTCTTACGGGGCCGGAAGCGACGCTGCCATTTTGGACGGAAGCTGCCGCATTTTCGCAGGCGGGCATTGATGCCGTGGTGATTGGTCCGGGGGACATCGTGCAAGCCCACGCGCCGGATGAATTCGTTACGAAGAGCGACTTGGCGTGGGCTGTGGACGTTTTCAAGCATGTGCTCGAGAGTCACGCCGCCCCAGGTTAA
- a CDS encoding FkbM family methyltransferase — protein sequence MNISPLFLRVWPGCEMAVWDRSDHITAWVLHEQGRWFESEMTMLPRLLEPGATFVDVGANVGVYSIAAAHFVGPTGRVVAFEPTEEARSLLEASARRNGFEWLVIRSEALSDHVGRAELFFDDETELASLSHSTSGAARSVSVPLNTLDAVHADLGLGRTNLLKIDVEGAEEAVLRGAREFLAASEPVILHEIKVGTKVDLRVAKWLADAGFAAYRQIPGLDVLVPFALDGFVDPYQLNLFAVARSRAAELAERGVLADKLGTVPDVGLDRGAVRLEKLPYARHLSARWQGAPSADKRLWTALALHAYAHEEERAPAAERWAALERALSLALERLNESATVPRLLTVARLAAETGMRGLAVRTVRDALEVMRSGEADLLDEPFLLPDHSFESVRPTGPAPGLVLYATLAAHERLRAFSSAFTGTEGIAELRLADLFGYFDSEMSRRLKLLEQRAAIVAR from the coding sequence GTGAACATTTCGCCGCTTTTCCTTCGCGTCTGGCCCGGATGCGAAATGGCCGTTTGGGACAGGAGCGACCACATCACGGCGTGGGTACTGCACGAACAAGGCCGATGGTTCGAATCTGAAATGACCATGCTGCCTCGACTGCTAGAACCAGGCGCGACGTTCGTCGACGTGGGAGCGAACGTTGGCGTGTATTCGATTGCGGCCGCCCATTTCGTGGGTCCTACGGGGCGCGTCGTCGCATTCGAGCCTACCGAGGAGGCTCGGTCGCTTCTGGAAGCTTCGGCACGACGAAATGGTTTCGAATGGCTCGTCATTCGTTCCGAGGCGCTTTCGGATCACGTTGGGCGGGCGGAGCTCTTTTTCGATGACGAAACCGAGCTCGCGTCGCTCTCGCATTCCACGAGCGGCGCGGCGCGTAGCGTGTCTGTCCCGCTCAATACCCTCGACGCGGTTCATGCGGACCTTGGGCTTGGCAGGACGAACCTGTTGAAGATCGACGTCGAAGGGGCGGAAGAAGCCGTATTGCGTGGGGCGCGTGAATTTCTCGCGGCGAGCGAGCCTGTCATTTTGCATGAAATCAAAGTAGGAACGAAGGTCGACTTGCGCGTGGCCAAATGGCTCGCCGATGCGGGTTTTGCCGCCTACAGACAGATCCCGGGCCTCGATGTGCTCGTCCCGTTTGCCCTGGATGGGTTTGTCGATCCGTACCAGCTCAACCTATTTGCCGTGGCGCGATCGCGTGCGGCCGAGCTTGCCGAGCGTGGGGTTTTGGCTGACAAACTCGGCACGGTGCCGGACGTAGGGCTCGATCGCGGAGCTGTTCGTCTGGAAAAACTGCCGTACGCACGGCACTTGTCGGCGCGTTGGCAAGGTGCGCCGTCCGCGGACAAACGCTTGTGGACGGCGCTTGCCCTCCACGCATATGCCCACGAGGAAGAGCGCGCGCCGGCGGCCGAGCGATGGGCGGCGCTCGAACGAGCGCTTTCGCTTGCGCTCGAACGGCTGAACGAATCGGCGACGGTGCCGCGGCTGCTCACGGTAGCGCGCCTCGCGGCCGAGACCGGCATGCGGGGGCTTGCGGTTCGCACCGTGCGCGATGCGCTCGAAGTGATGCGTTCGGGCGAAGCGGATCTGCTGGACGAACCGTTCCTCTTGCCCGACCATTCGTTCGAATCCGTACGACCTACGGGGCCTGCACCGGGGCTCGTGCTGTACGCGACGCTTGCTGCGCACGAACGACTTCGCGCGTTTTCTTCGGCATTTACGGGAACCGAAGGTATAGCCGAACTGCGCCTAGCGGACTTGTTTGGATATTTCGACAGCGAAATGTCTCGACGCTTGAAACTGCTCGAACAGCGTGCCGCGATCGTTGCACGTTGA
- a CDS encoding glycosyltransferase, with product MTRPAPDSIERAAQLYQTRRLDEAAELCERLLNAPGKTNGPAAHLAGLIAFERGNQLQGIELLERAIAAGVRSPTLHANLAICLTSVGRISEAQKQANVALAMDPMSASAHAALGDVLMSMGAVGESIAHLRQALHVERSIPIQSNILYQLNFLPGYSANDLAKEHRAFGAEVSNPLYRLVGHPNDPDPDRKLRVGYLSADMRSHSVAHFLAPLLEAHDRNVVDVIGFPSVKRTDAVTERLRSFCNEWIPVTHLSDDDAARAIRAAKIDILVELGGHTGDSRLMVLDRRPAPVQVAWCGYPQTTGLEAVRYRLTDAFVDPEGDVDRHYVETLVRLPSGFLCYEAPSDAPDVAPLPSASSNVVTFGSFNTLAKMTPKVVELWARIVRKAGNARLLLKANPLSDPAVCDYVKQQFAKHDFDLSRLVLEGRTSGQAAHLARYSEVDIALDPFPYNGTTTTCEALWMGVPVVSLEGNLHASRVTSALLKRVGLGSLVGTTPKQVQSIALELAKNRAKLADLRAGMRARLQGSSLCNNANFAREVEAAYRAMWQSFCRSVTAEPDTVSIGFRGAK from the coding sequence ATGACTCGCCCTGCCCCGGATTCGATCGAGCGCGCGGCGCAACTCTATCAAACGCGGCGCCTCGATGAAGCTGCCGAGCTTTGCGAACGCCTGCTGAATGCCCCCGGCAAAACGAATGGCCCTGCGGCGCATCTCGCAGGGCTCATTGCGTTCGAGCGCGGAAACCAGCTCCAAGGCATCGAGCTGCTCGAGCGGGCCATTGCGGCCGGCGTTCGTAGCCCCACGCTGCACGCAAACCTCGCAATATGTTTGACGTCCGTGGGGCGCATTTCCGAAGCACAAAAGCAGGCCAACGTGGCGCTCGCAATGGATCCCATGTCTGCGTCGGCGCATGCGGCATTGGGCGACGTCCTCATGTCCATGGGGGCGGTGGGCGAATCAATTGCGCATCTTCGTCAAGCGCTGCACGTCGAACGTTCGATTCCCATTCAATCGAACATCCTGTACCAATTGAACTTTTTGCCAGGATATTCGGCAAATGACCTTGCCAAGGAACACCGAGCCTTCGGTGCGGAAGTATCCAATCCACTCTATCGCTTGGTGGGCCATCCGAACGATCCCGATCCCGATCGAAAGCTGCGCGTTGGATACCTTTCGGCCGACATGCGCAGTCATTCCGTTGCGCACTTTCTCGCGCCCCTGCTCGAAGCACACGATCGAAACGTCGTCGACGTGATTGGTTTTCCTTCGGTGAAGCGTACCGACGCCGTGACCGAGCGATTGCGCAGTTTTTGCAATGAATGGATTCCCGTGACGCATCTCTCCGACGACGATGCCGCACGGGCCATTCGAGCGGCCAAGATCGACATTCTCGTCGAGCTTGGCGGACACACGGGCGACAGTCGATTGATGGTTTTGGATCGCCGTCCGGCGCCGGTACAAGTTGCTTGGTGCGGTTATCCGCAAACGACGGGTCTCGAGGCCGTTCGTTATCGGCTCACGGATGCGTTCGTCGATCCCGAGGGCGATGTCGATCGCCATTACGTCGAAACGCTCGTGCGGCTGCCGTCGGGGTTTCTTTGTTACGAAGCGCCTTCCGATGCGCCAGACGTTGCCCCTTTGCCTTCGGCGAGCTCGAACGTCGTCACCTTTGGTTCATTCAATACGCTTGCGAAGATGACACCGAAAGTGGTCGAGCTTTGGGCTCGCATCGTGCGCAAAGCAGGCAATGCCAGGCTTCTCCTCAAAGCAAATCCGCTCTCCGATCCGGCCGTCTGCGATTACGTGAAGCAACAGTTTGCCAAACATGATTTCGATCTGTCGCGGCTCGTGCTGGAAGGGCGTACGAGTGGCCAGGCGGCGCATTTGGCGAGGTATTCCGAAGTCGACATCGCGCTCGACCCCTTCCCTTACAATGGTACGACGACGACCTGCGAAGCATTGTGGATGGGCGTGCCCGTCGTATCGCTCGAGGGCAATCTTCACGCTTCACGCGTCACGTCTGCACTTTTGAAGCGCGTCGGGCTGGGCTCACTCGTCGGTACGACGCCGAAACAAGTGCAATCGATAGCGCTCGAATTGGCGAAAAATCGTGCAAAACTCGCGGACCTTCGTGCAGGCATGCGCGCGAGGCTCCAGGGGTCGTCTCTATGTAACAATGCGAATTTTGCGCGCGAAGTGGAAGCCGCGTACCGCGCGATGTGGCAATCGTTTTGCCGTTCGGTCACGGCCGAACCGGATACGGTTTCCATCGGTTTTCGAGGTGCAAAGTGA
- a CDS encoding alpha/beta hydrolase, producing MTSRPFQRPNYADVPALPRLPHAFHRAEARDVRVRSSVFGNVRVHVRVMGQGSPLLLVHGLMTSSYSFRYVLEPLGKHFQVFALDMPGSGRSDKPLSPHYSAHNFGVFLGELQRELGIRGCAVMGNSLGGYIAMHLALHDPAAISKLVVNHAPGIPDARYVALRHLLSSSIVRGIFRRIVQRDVRKWVFRNVHYYDETLKSIEELDEYGTPLATTDGMECFLKLLRETMHPAGFEAFVRNIKKAPFPVPMLLVYARQDPLVPPRVGEELHRLARGSKLEWLDGSSHFSHVDTPDRMVETIMPFLSQGRASAVAIRDELG from the coding sequence ATGACATCAAGGCCCTTTCAACGTCCCAACTACGCCGACGTTCCTGCATTGCCGCGTCTTCCTCACGCCTTTCATCGTGCCGAAGCGCGGGATGTGCGTGTGAGATCCAGCGTCTTTGGCAACGTACGCGTGCACGTGCGCGTGATGGGACAGGGCTCGCCGCTTCTGCTCGTGCATGGTCTCATGACGTCGAGCTACTCCTTTCGTTACGTGCTCGAACCGCTCGGCAAGCACTTTCAAGTGTTTGCCCTCGACATGCCCGGATCGGGTCGGTCGGACAAACCACTATCGCCGCATTATTCGGCGCACAACTTCGGGGTTTTTCTGGGCGAACTTCAGCGCGAGCTCGGCATTCGAGGTTGTGCGGTGATGGGCAATTCGCTGGGCGGCTACATTGCGATGCATCTGGCGCTGCACGATCCTGCGGCGATATCGAAGCTCGTCGTCAATCACGCGCCGGGCATTCCCGATGCGCGTTACGTGGCGCTTCGCCATTTGCTTTCGAGCAGCATCGTGCGTGGGATTTTCCGTCGCATCGTCCAGCGTGATGTACGAAAATGGGTATTTCGCAATGTGCACTATTACGACGAGACGCTCAAATCGATCGAAGAGCTCGACGAATACGGCACGCCACTTGCCACGACCGACGGCATGGAGTGTTTTTTGAAATTGCTCCGCGAAACGATGCATCCTGCGGGATTCGAAGCATTCGTCCGCAATATCAAAAAAGCACCCTTTCCCGTTCCGATGCTTCTCGTTTACGCGCGTCAGGATCCGCTCGTACCTCCACGCGTGGGTGAAGAGCTTCACCGGCTTGCTCGAGGATCCAAGCTCGAATGGCTCGACGGATCGTCGCACTTTTCGCATGTCGACACGCCGGATCGAATGGTCGAGACGATAATGCCGTTTCTTTCGCAAGGACGCGCATCGGCCGTTGCGATCCGTGACGAGCTGGGCTAA
- a CDS encoding WD40 repeat domain-containing protein, giving the protein MIRPVPRQFLLSHEATAIAIAADGKRMAAAAVGLGRVVVYDVRVGRVLFRFGVNATALAFHPDGVRLVSAWSEQRRAAPSRPSGDVPSSAPTSAPVSEIPSTDSCRELSRDSSRDSSRDSSRESMRDSTRLIEDEARRSVRVWDLITGRCLSPEPWFGEAPIAVSPDGRWIAAAADRVTTAVLIMRFSDGGLERLLELPNALPLRSLSFSPDGKWLVAATGASPVVSWSTDDFSVRKSEGIRDGDTAVAYAWQRPLVAAADAECRVRLFTPGCAEEDIVMLRVKHGRKLLRGIDTLSFSPDDALVVARGRTGATQIFSRTLGRPLWTASPGPLAFLPDGRSIAAWWCGAIWLRDAESGDMIVASDEPPPTDNSQDAPSSKPKSRTVTLRSGEPDGPGIGAVRVAAPIAPVICDDMDSTASEAAAALIARLSSGWAESTYRQPAALTARDPDGLGVRLPLRGGFAYVQIRPRKNASRILVQVNADEPDIEPPPSSSLVRLSRWIRDRLGTEARRQAAADREWVAELAPGVADGDMRIERAPGSITITLERPLLPSVDDIEALVHKAEQKLAS; this is encoded by the coding sequence GTGATTCGCCCGGTTCCGCGGCAGTTTCTCCTTTCGCACGAGGCGACTGCGATCGCAATCGCGGCGGATGGCAAGCGAATGGCCGCGGCTGCCGTAGGGCTGGGCCGAGTCGTCGTGTACGACGTGCGTGTTGGTCGCGTGCTCTTTCGGTTTGGCGTGAACGCGACGGCGCTTGCGTTTCACCCGGACGGCGTTCGTCTCGTCTCGGCATGGTCGGAACAACGAAGGGCTGCGCCGAGCCGTCCGAGTGGCGATGTTCCTTCTTCGGCTCCGACGTCAGCGCCCGTGAGTGAGATCCCATCGACGGATTCGTGTCGTGAGTTGTCTCGTGATTCATCGCGTGACTCTTCGCGTGACTCGAGCCGCGAATCCATGCGTGATTCGACGCGCCTCATCGAAGACGAAGCGCGTCGTTCCGTGCGCGTGTGGGACTTGATCACGGGTCGCTGTTTGTCGCCGGAGCCGTGGTTTGGCGAGGCACCCATCGCGGTTTCACCGGACGGACGATGGATCGCCGCTGCTGCGGATCGAGTCACGACGGCAGTGCTGATCATGCGCTTCTCCGATGGCGGTCTCGAACGACTGCTCGAGCTGCCGAATGCGCTTCCGCTCCGGAGTTTGTCCTTCAGTCCCGACGGCAAGTGGCTCGTTGCGGCAACGGGGGCATCTCCGGTCGTATCGTGGTCGACGGATGACTTTTCCGTTCGCAAATCGGAAGGCATTCGAGATGGCGATACGGCGGTGGCTTATGCATGGCAACGGCCGCTCGTCGCGGCGGCGGATGCCGAGTGTCGCGTGCGTCTCTTCACGCCTGGGTGCGCGGAAGAAGACATCGTGATGCTGCGCGTGAAGCACGGTCGCAAGCTTCTTCGTGGCATCGACACGCTCTCGTTTTCGCCCGACGACGCGCTCGTCGTTGCGCGCGGACGCACGGGCGCAACGCAGATCTTCAGTCGCACGCTTGGGCGCCCGCTGTGGACTGCGAGTCCCGGGCCGCTTGCGTTTTTGCCCGATGGCCGATCGATCGCTGCGTGGTGGTGCGGAGCCATCTGGCTTCGCGATGCCGAGAGCGGTGACATGATCGTGGCGAGCGACGAGCCTCCGCCGACCGACAACTCGCAGGATGCGCCTTCGAGCAAGCCGAAGAGTCGTACGGTCACGCTTCGAAGCGGCGAGCCCGATGGTCCTGGCATCGGAGCCGTGCGCGTTGCAGCGCCGATTGCTCCCGTCATTTGCGACGACATGGACAGTACGGCCAGTGAAGCAGCAGCGGCGCTCATCGCGCGTTTGTCCTCGGGCTGGGCCGAATCGACGTATCGTCAACCAGCGGCGCTCACGGCCCGTGATCCCGATGGGCTCGGTGTGCGTTTGCCTTTGCGTGGAGGCTTTGCGTACGTGCAAATTCGCCCTCGAAAAAACGCTTCGCGCATCTTGGTGCAAGTGAACGCCGACGAGCCGGACATCGAACCGCCGCCCTCGTCGAGTCTCGTGCGTTTGTCCCGGTGGATCCGTGATCGCCTTGGAACCGAAGCGCGACGCCAAGCTGCGGCGGATCGCGAGTGGGTCGCGGAGCTTGCGCCGGGGGTTGCCGACGGTGACATGCGCATCGAGCGAGCTCCGGGCTCCATCACGATCACGCTCGAGCGTCCTCTCTTGCCGTCCGTTGACGACATCGAAGCGCTCGTGCACAAGGCCGAACAGAAACTCGCATCATGA